The Pieris rapae chromosome 1, ilPieRapa1.1, whole genome shotgun sequence genome contains the following window.
ttggaaattatatggaagaattttcttttctatttatttacgaCGTGAGACGACTAAAACGTCACCATATTCTAGACCTAGAAGACCGGCAGTAGTTCTAGATAGTAGATGAGTAGATACTTCCAATTGGAATCCACTCAACATGACAGTACTACAGCACAGATTCGCTCATATCCTTTACAAATACGcgcaaaagaaaaaaaaacatattgtttaattgatattttaagaGTGAGTAACAATCCATAATCTAGGCTTCTTCACTTCAAcgaaacttatatattttcataatacaaacacaatattaaatttgccTACTCTTCTCATATCGATTGCGTGCAGCGGGTAGCGGCGCCGCGGGCGCTGAGGGGAGGCTGTAGGGGGATGGGTAGAGCGAGTGAGAGACCGATTCAATATTTACTTTGCTTTTTAGCTCAAGCTaagtgttatttgttttaaccgCGTTTATTTCGCTCTCAGCACCCTGTAATTACTGCATACACGAAACTTTATCGCGAGCGCCACTTCATGCTGCCTATTGCTCGCTCATGCGCTACGCGGTATACGATACTAGAGCGCTACGCGTCAGCTACGTCGCTAGGCACGTAGTGCTGGCATTGTGCCCCGTAGCGTGAACATATTTTTCAGCAAACGGGGATTCCGATAtcgctaaaataaataataattcatttttattacacatactttcaatattgaatatttattaacataattccAATAGCGGCTACTGTTTATTTGTTCGTCATTAtagttatattgaaaataccataactgatttaaaaatcacaataGACCAAATAGTATCAAATGgaaattgttgtttatttacaatgaCCATTGTCGAAATCCATACTTAAGTAACGTTATacagtttataatatatattatttataatacatatgtgtattatatttatgacagagaaaactttcaaataatttgatccgtctaaaattaaaaaaaaaactaaatgtattaaaataatcttttacaTCTTGTTtttcattcttatttgtttacaACTATTGACCGACTTCAACCAGACTTCATTCtgctttaatttgtttattttgtttgaaagtAAACAATGTATAagaattatatgtttaaaaaattatttattaaaaaaggaatacataaatcaaattaaaaatgttgaaatgttgaattaattatatgtgcGGGCGATATGTGTAGATTTATCAAGCATAGCATATTAGCacttgtaatttttgtaaaagtacGTACTACTTTTAGGATATTAAGAAAGTCTTGATTCCAGTGACCTGGTTTTAATCGCCTATTTTCTTTCgctgtaaatttaaaagtaattccGCTGTTTTAGTTGAAATGACAAAAGCTCTCTACAACACGAAATTGTCTCCATAGACACAAAATTTTTGAAGTGTCAcctatttaaatagaatttttagTTTGGTCTATAGTATaacttacttattattttacattttaatattattttataatcgtaTATTAAGAcgttaaaaatagaatatacaacATTAGTGAACAATCTCGATATATGTCTTATTTCTATCTAAAGACGGCAGACGTCCACCTTTATCAATATGTCAcaagttataataaacatgtctTTCACTTTTTCAATCACGTTCCTTTtccgaatataaaaaaagagatGAGTTTGGAATAATACAAGACTCGCATCGCGTAATATGTTTACGAAATAATACgacattttgaataaatgaaaacgacggaaagttaattaaaagcgAAACGGATAACGAAGCGATCGGGTGTTATCAGTAACTTTGTTGTCGCAGCGCTGGCAGAGGACACTGGCCGGTACGCGCCACACTCCCTCAACGAGGTACGGCCATATATTTTGTGGCTGTACTGGCGGACATATAAATGTGTCGCTACGAACAGATAAATAATCGAGCTCGCGTCGCcctaatgaaattttatcaaTCACCCGCGTGTCCCCCCGTCACATACCCCCTACCCGCCCTTCGTTTATGTAATCTACAGCCGAGCGATAAATGACActtcttacaaaatattatgtgttCCAAAacgatttgtttatttctaataacaatttcaattttaaccACTTACTAGTATCAGATGGACAAAATTATCGCTAATACAATCGTaagttaaaacatattttacttcCCAATAATTGTTACATGcttcttttttttctatttctttaattcttttttttttttttctatttttaaggcaattaaaactaaattacaatatagatagatagtttTGGTACCGTAACGTGGCACCGTTTATAcccattaaattataataagagattaattgataatttaataattcttctCTCGCCCAATcttatattgattaaatagTCTGACTTTATGTCTGTAAAGGCATAATACATGCAGGGTTATCtatttaacacattaaatgctcttttctcggatccgagtggggTCATAATACCGGTGCCGGTCACTCGGTTCCATGCGAGCGactagttaattttttttaaccattgctctcggatccgagtattcggcATCCAGTATGCTGTATGCCCACCTCTGGGAtccaaaaaatgtttttttaatgaaagtaatgatatacattcatacatattttcaaacatttatccAAATTCGCTGAAAAAATcttccggctattactttgtatcttttttttagGCATTCAATGTAAAAGACACACTTCTATCTGAACACTCAACAGCCGATTGAGCACATGAACGTGTGATCGATGCTGCAAATGATTCGACACGTGCTTTGCACTTCGTGACAACTCTGGGTGCTACGTGACTTTTACCTTAGACTACTAACTGCTACGATATCAGCAATAGCTTAttctaacattttatattttctacatatttcaaacattatattgGGCGTTTAATAAGCTCAGTGCCATGCTGTCGGGCCGTGATcacatgataaaatattaataaaagataatagtttttttatttataatgtaatttatataagccAGTCAGTATAGGTAAATCACATAAGAGccgatatattaaaaatgaagttATTGAGAACTAAcgtgtgtttgttttttttaactgagATATACTCAAATCTTTTAATCCAGATAAGACTATGCAAACATTaattagagcagtgttggcctagtgacttcagcgtgcgactttcgTCCCTGGGGTCGtcattacctacttgcctattagataaaCATATGAccataaaacagattcagaaatctgaggctcagacctaaaaaggttgtaactACTGTGTACTTATCGTATTTAACATGACCAAACACCGTCTAAGAAAAGGACTTGTAGAATgctataagataataaaaagctgtaataatattttaaccatttttcatttacaaagtattacatgttttatctttaaaataaaatgatttacccttgattaattttgtACGAAACAAGAATGTAGTAAAGGACATTAACATGAACATGGGCGTTAGTGAGGCAACGTAAATTTTGCTTACATGACGTAGAATGTAGATCTTAGCTCAACTCGCTTCATTGTTGCTCGCTCCTCTTATCATTTCGTTTACTGGCTAGCATGTGTTTAACAAAAGTTAAGcatacattttgaataaaaacgaTAGTCATGATTTAGAATGGCTAGCTTGGCTGTAAGCAAATCCGATATTTTATCATAGTATTAATAGTAAAGACGGCTAAGGCCTTGATGCGCGGGGCGGGAAGCGCGAGGCGTCAGTGAGTCGCGGCGCGCGACTGCAGGCGGTCGTTTGTGTAGTGACGAGTGGAAAATGTGTTACAGTGACCAACCTCCGCGCCAATAGCGCATTCTGAGCTCAACTCTACTTCACACAAACCGGTGCACATACCTACATAACTACATTATAATCAcaggtataattttaaagggCTACCATAATATTGAACTGTAAGCATTGTAGCAAAAAGTGTCACAATGATTATTCAATCGATTTAAAGGTATCCAAGACAATTTAACTTAAacggaaaatttaattaatttctactTTCGTTacattatcttttaaatttctatacaaatttcttgtcttttaatattattatgcacTTATATGTGATATTAATGAGCGAATACGAAGTCATAAGCAATAGATGAAATTCTTAAGTTTCAATGTGTCTTAGTGCTAATTAGCGTAATGATCTCTTTCATTTTGCTTGTAGTTTGGTCTGCCTTTCGAGAAAATAATGTAACTTGTTGAATTCTTGGGTTGATAATTAGATGTTCGTTCTAATATTTGATAACGgctaattcaaaataatatatatatctaaaacgTGTCtgaaattagagaatttcttttagtttgttataaattttacttattttatatccaaTTAGTGGCCAGTGTTTTATATGGTCTTAAGCGCAATAAGTAAAGCATTTCATGAAAATAgtgaaactataaaaatagtattaatattctataaagcctaatatatatttacatatttataggaAGTTCTATCTATTTATCGtaataaggaaaaattattgatGGAGGCGAAATCataccttatatatatatacttaatttttccACAGACTGCTGCTGACAAAAAAAGTatccataaatataattatttctatttaaactaACAAACTGTaacttatattacttattatgttACGGCCTGTCACATGCTAATTTGCATCTgttacttatacatatattatgcagattaattattacattaattaatatattctagcatttgaataaaaacctgttctttttattttaaaatgtattttatgctACATACAGCcatataaacagaaatgttaatattaacttaaacgTATACAATATTGAATTGGTTATTTTCCTTAAACTCTAAATTTTTGACTTATTACAATCTTTTGAGCTGTAGTACAGCTTCAACGCGTGCTAGGCTTTTGGTCACGGGTACGCATGAGGCCGGCTACTAGCTTCACGCTTACCCTTCGTCAAATACAGGAAATTTTCTTCAACCTGACATGCTCCGAATCGCAATCTCTCTGCGGCTTGGGTTCCGGTCTGCACTGCTCATAAatgtccctgtggcagtgatATCGACAAAGTAGGACATCACGAACTGTCATGCCAAAAAAGTGCTGGCCGCTTCTCGACATACCGCACTGGACAATATCAAACGCCGGTGCCTTGCCTGTGTCAACGTCCCAAGTCTACTTGCAAGAGTTGTCTACTTGCTACTCGCAAGAGACGATGGCTAGAGACCGgacggtatgagtttgattccatggaGGATTGGCCGGGTACCGGTATGGAATGCAAtctgttcagacacactggccgCTTCCCATCTTCATGTAACCATCCACAGAGCTGGTGCAGCTTGTGatgctgaaaaagctaaagctcCGGATATAATTTTGTCCCTTTCGGTGCCAAGaccccttggtccgtggggtcctagcgctataaggctttttagtgAAATATCAAagaacgaataaaaaaaacacaaactaACTTCCCACACAGAACATAAAAGAGCCATTAAATATGTTGACTTCATTAACATTAGGTAAAGTCAGCGTAAGtcgctttaataaattaaaactaattttaataatcaaaggAATACATTAGTATTAGGCAAATACAAGTGCGGatcagtaataatttttttgaattggtaaccttatacaatataatatagtcaCTAATGTAGcacaatacatattaattgtaCTATTATTGCTTGGTATGTGTATTCTACGTTGCTAGCGCCCTAAGGCTTGTATTAAACAAGTGCTCTATTTGCAAATCGAAGTGTTTTCATGACTTGAAAACgcttattaacaaaaattaatttatgtgtcgattagcattttattatctaaagaAAGTCTGTTAAAAcactatttttaagttatgcAATATCTCAAAGTGATAGAGACACTGATTATAACATGTTTAACATCAAAATAAACAGTTGACTAATAGTGAATAGTAAAGATTTGCATTTGCAAAGGATTTTAGTACATGCCTCTTGTTACAACAAGCCTCTTGTTCACTCTGGCAAATATGTTCTGAttccaatttttattttattttaatggtcTAAAATTATGGTCCATGGGCATGTTcatgtgttaataaaaatgtaataataacttattaaattttattaatattattttttactttcttttctattttttcacTCTACCTGAAATGAAACACATGAATTTTAGACACGTTTAATTCGTATGCGATACGTTAGCCCCGCTATTACGTTTCTACTACATTACCCACCTGGGGGTTAAGAATATACTTTATACCTTTtggattaaattttatttatgtaactaaacataaaaatgtaatatacagtagtaatttacaattttcttaaactacaaagaaataatagaaataattaaaagttgataaaaagaaagaaaattaagaCATTTAAAATGGCCTTTGGATTTTAACCGAAAACTTGCTCTTTTCGTATGTTTCCTCTTATCTTCTATTCTTCATTCTATCACCACCCATATGccattcattatatttacaatatacgttatatataatatacgttacgataaaaataaaacagtttttataatacaactacataaatgcatttaaaagcCACACCCGATGAACTAACACGTTATTTCAGAGTTTTCACGTGACATTTCAGTTCATATgcttaaaactatataaattttaaacaaatatattattgccGATAACTATGTTACCAactctttttgttataaagcccttagaagttatataaatttatttataaattcttacAATAATTGAATAGATTAATTGAACtacaaaattcaataaaagctATTCCTTGTTTTTTTCTTCCCTTCCCCAGAgtcctaataataaaaaaaattaaaaaatagagtttctttatttgacccAAAACAAATAccacattacatatattacaacattcattgtggtcaaccttatatataatatacatctatGAGCACTAGCTTTAAACTAGGCCTAGCCTGTAGGTACCTTAAACGCTAGTTTCTTCCAGTGTCATCAAGAAATTGGTCATTTAACCAAATGGAGGtggaataaaattgaaattgttgTAGTTAGTTAGATTGGTGTAAGTGTGAAAttcgacaaaatatttttattttaaatcttgtgaATGAGTGAACTTGGATATGAGATGAAGTTAGTATCGTTGTTTAGTAtggaaactaatatttattataaagattgtatttttatattaaaatgggAAATAAGATGAAGGTCAAATATATCTAACACTGtagatatatatagttatatctATTCGATCTGGTTCTTACGATAGCATTACATTTGTTACAGATCACGCAAACTGCGGCGGCGACGGCGCGACAGCGTGTGGCGGCACGGATGGCGCCAGCACTGCTCGTCGCGCTGCTCGCCGCGCTGCTATCGCCCTCTACACGTAAAGATTATCCGTTAACacagtcatttgtttttcgtcGAGTACCTAATACATGACGTTTCTTATTTTCTGCAGAAAAAAGTGGCGTGGATTGGGAAACGGTGACGTCCAGCTTCGGCGAAGGTCAATTGCGGATAGGAGAGCCGAGTGAAGCTGAAGCAGCAGCAGCGGAGGCCGCTCTAGCAGCAGAAAATGCGCCCGCGTGGCGTGAGCTGTGGCAAGCTTCGCTGGAAGCCCTGAGGCGTGAGCCTGAGCTAAATGCTACAGCCGAAACAGTACGCGCACAACTTGGCTCCGTAGCTTTTTTGCACTGCCCGGTGCGACACCTCGCCGAACGACAAGTGTCTTGGGTGCGCCGACGTGACTGGCACATCATTAGCTCCGGTGCCTTTGTGTACACCAACGACGAGCGCTTTCAGGTGCTGCATCGCGAAGGTTCCGAGGACTGGGTGCTGCAGATCAAATACGTACAAAAGCGGGACAATGGCACGTATGAGTGCCAAGTTTCATCCAGCAGCGGTGCACTGTCGCGGCAGGTGCATCTTCAAGTTGTGGTTCCCGAGGCACTGATTTTGGGAGCGGAGGAGCTGCATGTAGATGCAGGTTCGGCAGTGCGGCTTGTTTGCCTCATCGAAAACAGCCCCGAGCCGCCGCAGTATGTGTTTTGGTACCACAATGCAAGAATGATTAACTATGACGCCGCGCGTGGCGTATCTGTACAAACGGCCGCAGCAACGCGGGGTGCGCGTACGCAATCAGCGCTCAGTGTTCACCGCGCGCGTCCCGATCACTCTGGCAATTACTCCTGTCGGGCGCCCAATGCCGAGCCAGCTCACATCTACCTCTACGTCTCCGAAGGCAGTAAGTTGAGAAATACATTTTGACCTTCTTTCACTCTAAAGGCTTTTTGCGAatattatgaacgtcaagcaTAGAAACATAGAAACAATGATAACAGtgatgtaaaaaaacattaaattttaattctaaaaaagctttaatttCATCGCACAATTATTTGGAAATCAGGTTCATGttttttgtatctatttttaacaaatattttaatgatttcagGTGACAAGATGGCAGCGACACTCTCTCGCAGTGCGGCAGATACTAATTACAGCGAATCCACGCTTGCCGTACTATTGTGCGTCGCAGTTACTGCAGTGCTCGGTTGCCCGAAAAGACTTCACCTTGCTAGTGAAAGTGTTGGAAGTCTATCGTTAAcgtactaattattattacttagattataaacaaaattctatTAGAAAGAAGATTCGATAGAATCGATGATGaactttttaaagttttaatactatatgtaattattgctcaaagttaatttttgttagtatTTTAACAAAGTAGGTTAAACAAActtgtatatttcatttaatgtagTGACGATCTCGTAGTTCttcaaagtttaatttaattctcaCAGATTCATCCGCATGGAAGGATGACAAAATTCTCCTTTAAGTCATTTCTAATTCTAAAATCTTAACACCAAAATGTATCAATATCGGTTTAGCGGTAAATATCaggtaaataacttttatgatGATtacatgtatacatatatcaaaatatctatattgtgcatgaatatatatgataaaaccTATAGTTTTCAATCTCTCATAATCCATCCAACTGCTTAAAATTTCTAAGAACTATATTATGTACTGGATGATTTGTTCTTATTGacatttgaaattgtttaaGTACTCCTAACGAGTGCCTACAAATAGTAAACTTTAGATCAACCTACTCGAAAAATGTGAAAAACACAATATcaggcatttttattttggtcGATTTTCAAATGAAAATGACTTGCATAACACTAGGTTCATTGTTTACCTGTATTTGATCtctacaataattttactttattctcAGCACAAGTTTCAGTTGTCAAGAACAGTCGTACGACCTTgcaaattgttatattaccTGAgatttacgaaaaatatttaaataattctgttATCTTGGCAATGCCATGAATTAGGgacttaatattatcatattgaAAGGTAcaaatgttttcttaaatttttattatattgttatttcaactgtacataaaatgaaaattctgTAATATAAGCGTAAAAGTctgagttataaaatatatctgtaaTATATCTGGTCTATTAAATACTAGTAAATGTTTTCACCTTCTCGCCAAAACAacgtctaaataaataaattttgattttggaaAATCTCTTATTTATATGCCTACTTTTTCAGTATAGTGTCCAGTGTAGTCAATCACTTTACTCCGTTGTTGCAGCGACCCAGAGTAAGCCTAGGCGAAAATTGCTAGTTTCTAAAACTAGAGAAAGTCTGCCGATCGCGCGCTTTTGCCTACTATACATCGAGCAATGTGCGCTCGCGTCCTTGTCCTTCTTCGCACGATGTTTTAcgtctttaaataatatactaattgtTAAATGCATGCTTTGTACATACATAAGCAAGGAATAGATAAGAGGTTGATAAAGCATTTTTACTGGAACCAGTGCCgcttttattcatattttacaatatttaagtttgattttttaatcaagtgttatattttataaatgtcattCACATTCGCATCTATTCTGTCAGTAAGTTCTccattaattatgtttttgtgtCTACCCTGAAATATTGTATGACACTACTTCCTTAATTTAGGCAAAcgtttacttataatattttatcccTTAGTAggtgttttgtataataaacaaagGCCTTCCTCAGAATAATgtaggattttttaaatattaacttagtaTAATATCCCCTAATGTCTAATAGAGCAGACATTTTTCACatctgttttgtaataatatatttcctcCATAACGTAAATTATTTGAGGTTCGAAACATCTTAAGAGGATACTACTACTATGTAATTCAGTATAATGTTAGATAAATTAACAACCTACGctacttattcataaaaagtaattgaataatattataataaatattatttcaatgctAGAAACACGATTAAATGTTAGTAATTTCGGTTTTAGATGTCAGTTTAGAAATGCCTGCTCAATACTCGCAGCCAAAGGTTTTACCTTACGTTAGCTCTAATAATGCTGTCaggagattttttttagtaatgcAACATAATTTGTTACAGGATTATAgctgaaatgttttattacactGAATATGATGAAGCTCACAGATATCATTGACAGGTGACTGATAATTTCGATTTGCTTGAAAACTATGCAGTTTTAACTATATTGACTATTGGCTATACCAGCAAAGAATCAAGTAATGCTAGCTTTTAATCTTCATTCTCTCTCTATTCTGTACACAACATATAAAGTTTacgcattaaaatttatatagttttccCCGTGCGTATATTggcttaattaaattcaatggAGGGTCCATGTTTCGTCTTGACAATGAAGCAACTGGTCTAACCCATGACTCATCTAAGCTACCCACTCGTGGACTTGATTACAAATGACATGTAAGTTAACAAAGCCTATTATTACTTctggtttattatatttgatttatttgacgttcatatCAACACCACGTTACATTCAGAGTACTcgttatgtttaataatcGATTCCTACTTGGTACATATTTTCGTTACCATGCCCTTGTggcattatacatttttttatgtcttaAAGAcccaatattatttacatatatatatatatatatatatatatatattattataattatcaaaaaggttagtcgacatggTCAAGtcgagaccgaagagctggcagctacttcggacaaagaattagtctagctattcaaagagagacgctgccagtatcttcggaaccttgcctaaagggactccttttaataatatattttacattttaaggttagttcttatattagaattatgtaGCACATACTtaaggtaattatttaaatttgttggcACTACGTAAATTTAGCTCATTTCATTGAActgcttaaaaatattaaaattataaggtCATAAAGCGTTGGAACCGGTTAAGACATTgacctttaataaaatagcatattttttactttcgtGTGTTGTGACTGGAGACTAAGAtgccttaataaaaataacactttttGTATCAAACATAGCagcataaaaaaacatttgactaaatatttaaatattgttattatttagacattattattcattgtattatttttattgatggtATTCTTAAGTACAGCACGTCGTATCGCTGCGATGCTTTAGTTCAGAATGAACACTTCTTTTAGAAAAACCGATGATATGTTATGTCTAAAGATACTCATGGCAAACTAgatgtaagttttaataagctggacattttacaattatcacaagttaattaattaacaaaatacccAACGAGCCACCGGTCATTCCACGTGAAACAATCTTACGAATCCTTCGTGTTTCTTGCTCCCATTCGAAAATGGTTAAAAtaacttgttttttatttttgtttgtattatgtatggtattttataatatctgtGCTTCGAAGATAATAAAACCTAATGAAACCGTGGAATTACAAGCAAAATTTTTTGTGGCTCCCACTCCAGTGCTGATACCAGAGGAAGAAGGAACAGGGGATTTTAACAAGGAAAAGATAGAGAAAACCGTAGTTAGTTCGCCGATTGCTGCTACCATTGAAGATAACCAAATCACACGAACTACACAAGCAAATATAGATCCAGCGTTGCTTACAAGCGAACCAACGATGGTTATACAAGTACCTAAGCTGAGGACCAACAGTGAGGTAACAACAGAGTTGATTGTGCCAACACCAGTAGTTAACACCAAATCAATGTTTCAAACAACGTTGCCCGTACCTCCGCTGGAACTTATTTCACCAATTGGAACCGATGTGATTGGAGAGTTAAGAGATGGAGGTCAAACAGTGGATGTGAAAGCCACCATAGCACCCTTTATACC
Protein-coding sequences here:
- the LOC110994898 gene encoding hemicentin-2; its protein translation is MAPALLVALLAALLSPSTQKSGVDWETVTSSFGEGQLRIGEPSEAEAAAAEAALAAENAPAWRELWQASLEALRREPELNATAETVRAQLGSVAFLHCPVRHLAERQVSWVRRRDWHIISSGAFVYTNDERFQVLHREGSEDWVLQIKYVQKRDNGTYECQVSSSSGALSRQVHLQVVVPEALILGAEELHVDAGSAVRLVCLIENSPEPPQYVFWYHNARMINYDAARGVSVQTAAATRGARTQSALSVHRARPDHSGNYSCRAPNAEPAHIYLYVSEGSDKMAATLSRSAADTNYSESTLAVLLCVAVTAVLGCPKRLHLASESVGSLSLTY